GGAGGTATTGGACCGTCACCACGGGCTGTCCGGGTCCGGCGACGTCCCCGAGATCGGAGCTACGGGCCGTCACCGTGCCATCGATCGGTGAGCGGAGCACAAGGTCGGCCCGGCGGGACTCGACTTGACGCAACTCGGCTTCCGCGCTCCCGACCGCGGCGCGGAGGGCGGCGATGTTCTCGCGGTACGCCTTCGTCTGGCCACGGTTCGCCCTGGCCGCTTCCCATGTCGCCTGGTTCTGGGCGTTCCTTGCCTCTGCCGCCGTCAATTCGGCGCCTAAGCGCTTCTTGTTGACGATGGCCGTCTGCTTCGCCGCGTCGAGTTGGGCCTTCGCCGAGTCTACGGAAGCCTCCGCTTGATTGACGCCTTCTTCTGCGAGACGGACCAAGTTCTCCTGGACCGTCACTTCCGTACGTGCATCGTCCAGTTCTTGCTTTGACACGTAGCCCTTGGATTCGAGGGTCGAGAGCCTGTCCGACTTCGACTTGGCGTTGGACCAGTTCGCCTTGGCCGAGGCGAGTCCGGCGCGCGACGACTTGAGGGCGGCCTCCGTGACCCTCAGTTTGGCGTTCGCGTCGCTGATCTGGTTCTGGTCGGTCTGGATCTTGGCGCCCATCGTTTGGCGCGTCTGCTCCAGGTCGGCCCGAGAACTGGTCACGCCTGCGCCTTGGACGCGGATCGAGCTCTCGATGCCCACGTTGTTCGAAGCTTCGGCGACCAGGGCCTGAGCCAGTCGCGAGCGCGCTTCGGCGACGGCCGAACGCTGTTGGAGGACAAGGGCGTCGAGTTGGGCCGGATCGAGCCGCACAAGGGCTTGGCCGACGGTGACGTCGTCCCCTTCCCGGACGGCGACGTCCGTGATCTTGCCGGTTTCCCGGGGCGAGAGTTTGGCCACGAAGGGCGACTCGACCGTCCCGACCAGGTCGACGCTTTGGACGACGTCACGGGGGCCGGCGACGGTCGTCGAGACTTGGGCCGGAGCGCCCTTTCGGGACTGTTGTTGGGCAGAGAGCGCCCGAGCCTCCGCCGCCTTCGTCGAAAGCCGCCAGGCGACCGATCCGACCACCACGGCGCCCACGACACTTGCCACCACCCACGTCCGCTTCATGTCCGCTCTCAAGATACTTAAGCTTACTTATCCTTTTCAGGACTCGTCACCGCAAAGTGGCCGTTCTTTTGTTGTTTCAGTCGGAACGTGGCCGAGGGCCCGGGCGGCTTAGGGCCAATGACATCAAATTTCCGAGAATTTTGATCCTTAGCGAACGTCGGCCGCCCTCAGAGCGTCGTTTCTTGACGAGCGGTCGCATCCACATTGTCTTCGGGCACGTGGCGAGTGACCGTCGCAGACGGGCGGCGACGCCCGCATGAGCCAGAAAATCATGATCGCAATCTTCCCGTCCTCGATATGAGGACGGGTTTTTTCATTCCCGCCCCTTTCCGCTCCTCAAAACTTCCGAGAGGACCTCGCGCAAGTCCTGCCTGGCAGCGAAGAGGCCGGACCAAGCGTCACCCCTGGTCGCGACGCGTTTCATGACCGTCCGTATGTCGAACGTCTCGGGGCCGGTGCGGCCAAGCCGCGACCATTCGACGGGGCAGGACACCGGCGCACCCGGCAGCGCACGCGGTGAATACACCGATGCCAAGGTCTTGCCCCGCGCGTTCATGTTGTAGTCGAAGAAGACCTTGCCCGGCCTCTTTTTGACCGCCCACTCCACAGTGACGCGTCCAGGGTCTGCCGCGACCAGTTCCCGGCCGATCATGGCTGCCAGCTCGCGACATTCTTCGAACGGTACGTCCCGCACTATCGGCAGAAACGCATGAAGCCCCGTCTTGCCCGAGGTCTTGAGGAACACGTCGAGCCCGAGCCGGTCCGTGAGCCGTTTGAGCTGACGGGCGACACGGACCGTCGCTTGGAACGCCTCGGGGCTCGGTTCCGGTTCCTCCCCCGGCGCCTCCTTCCCCGAGTAGACGTACGGGTCGAGGTCGAAGACGATGACGTCCGGGTAGTTCAAGGCCGAGGCGTCAAGGGCCGCTTCACTCTGTGCGAACGTCGTCGGCCGACGGTCGGCACCATCGTCGGCGGTCGTCCTTGAAAACCAGGGATGGATCTCGACCGTCCCCATCTGCCCGAGCCAGATCAACGTCCAGAGGTCGTTGCAGAGAACGTAAGATCCGGAAGAGTGCCGCGACTCCGACCAGACGTCGACGGTCTGGACGAACGCGGGCATTTTGTACGGAACGTGTTTCTGAAGGATGCGCTCGCCGGACAAGCCGTCCGGCATCCGGATCAGAGTCAAGGGCCGGTCTGCCAGGTGGGGCAAGAGCGCGGGGGCGACCGTCGCGTAGTACAAGATCAAGTCCCGCTTGGTCAGTTCGGCCCTACCGCCGTGGGCGGGCCAGAGGACCTTGTCGAGGTTCGTCAAGCGCAGCTCTCCGCCGGGCGCATCGACCTCGACGTTCTCATCGCCCGATCTCAGAGCTTCGAACACCTCGTCGACGGCTCGGTTCCGCGACGTCACTGGGGAAGCATGGGTCTTGTCCTTGTCCGGACGCATCCGGACGAAGGACGGCATTCTGAGTTTGTTTCCGGCCGTCTTTTTCATGAACTTGACCTCGACCCAGTGGACGGGTTCGACCCAGTGGACCCGGTCTGTCGGGCCGCTTCCATGGAGAGGACTGGTCTCCCTTTCGTCCGCTGCGATCCGTCCAAGGACGTCACGGGCGGTCTTGAAGTCGAACCCGGTTCCGACGTTGCCGGCATGGACGAGCCGGCCGTCCTCCGTCTGGGCCAGGACGAGCGATCCGAACGTCGTCGACCGGGCGCCCGCTCCGTCCGTCCATCCGGCGATCACGAAGTCCTCGGTCTGGACGCGTTTGACCTTAAGCCAATCGGCCGACCGTTTGCCCGGACGGTAAGTCCCTGACGTCCGTTTGGCGACGATGCCTTCGAAACCGAGCTCAAGCGACCGCCGGAGGACGTCGTCGCCATCGCCGGAGAACGAGTCCACTGTCCGGACGTGGGGGCCGCGGGGTAGGGACCGGTCTAACAGGCGCCTACGATCGTCAGCCCGGCAACCAAGGAGGTCCCAACCTCCGCTCGCTAAGAGGTCGAACACCACGTATTCGGCAGGCAGCGAACGGGACAAGGCGCCAATGTCAGGGCGCTGGGCTTGGAACCGCTCCATCGCCCTTTCGAACGAGGGGGCTCCGTCACTTCCAGCGACCACGATTTCGCCGTCCAAGACAAGGCCCGTCAGTTCGAGTCTTCGGAGCCCGTCACGGACCTCGGGAAAGAGATCCGTCACGTCAACGCCGTTACGGGACGTCAGGGTGACCTCTTGCCCTTCGACCGATGCGAGCGTCCGTAGTCCGTCCAACTTCACTTCGAACGTCCAGTCGTCACCTCGCGGCGGCTTCGGGCGCGCGGTGGCCAGCATCGGGGCCGGAACCGTCAGTCCCTTGTTACGGACCGCTCCTGGGAAAGGGCGCGCCATGGGCGGCGTCCCCCTTCCGACCTCTTTTGAGGTCAGAGGCCTTCAACCCGGATCTGACCGATTCCGTCTTTTCTGTGACGTCCGTGCGGTCGTCAGCGAACCCGTCCTGGTGCTTGATCAAGAGCCAGTTCTTCACCTCCCGCGTGCGCACCAACGTCCAAGACCCGTGCAGCTTCTTGCCGAAAAGCGTGAACGACAGTTTGCCGACTTCCAACCCTTTGGTCATGGCAGCCCGAGCTTTACGGCGATCCTCGATGGGTTCCCGGTCTTCGGTCTCCGGCACATATTCGCCTTCGTCCCAAAGGACGACTTCGCCGGCACCGTATTGACCTTCGGGAATGACGCCCTCGAACCCTCCATAGGAGACGGGATGGTCTTCGACCTGGACCGCCAGACGCTTGACCTTGGGGTCCAAGGAGGGGCCCTTTGGAACGGCCCAAGAAAGGAGGACGCCGTCGTGCTCCAGGCGGAAGTCGTAGTGGAGCCTTGTGGCGTCGTGCATCTGGACGACGAAGGACGAGCGCGCCGACCTCGACTTTTTCGGGCGGTCCGGGGGAGGTTCGGGCGTTTTCTTAAAGTCCCGCTTGGCCTTGTACTCTCGCAACACGGTCAGCCGGTCCTCCGCTTCTTCGCTTTCGGTTTGGCGGCGCCTGCGCCCTTCGCGGATTCGAGGCTGGCCCGCAGGGCGTCCATGAGGTCATAGACCTTGGTTCCGCTGGGGGCCTCGGGCGCTTCGGCCACTTCGCCGCCCTCTCGTTTGGCTTCGATCATGGCCAATAGGGCTTCGCGGTACTCGTCGCGGTGTTCCTCGGGATCGAACCGGGCCGTCATGAGGTCGATCAGGTTCTCGGCCAGGGCCAGTTGCTTCTTGTCGACCTCTCGCTTGTCGAACCCGCTCGCGGCCGGTACCCGGATCTCGTCCGGATAGTAGAGGGTCTCGAGGACGACCGTCCCGTTCCCTGGACGCAACAGGCACAAGTTCTCCTTGTTCCGCAGAGCGACCTTGCCGACCGCAGAGACGTTCTTCGACGACAAGGCCTTGAAGAACAAGGCGAACGGCTTGACGCCCGCTTCTGAAGGTTCCAGATAGTAGCTCGCGTCGTAGTACAGAGGGTCGACGTCGTCTTCGTCGACGAACGACGTGATCTCGATCGTGTGCTTGGAAGAGACGGGCAGCTTGTCCAAGTCCGCGTCCGTAACGGTCACGTACTGGCCCTTCGAGACCTCGAACCCACGGACGATGTCCTCAGGTTCGAGCGCCACGTCGTCGACCGGGCACCACTTTTTCAGCTTGATCCGAGAACCGCACGTCTTGTGCAGTTGGTGGAACCGGACGTCTTTCTCGCTCGTCGCCGGATAGAGACCGACCGGAATGCTGACCATCCCGAACGTGACCACACCGTTCCAGACCGCTCTCGCCATGAATGCTCCTCTCACCGTTCATGACGCCGGGCCGTGCGGCGTTCGACGGGACGTCCGCCAAGGACGCGGTCGGATCAGAAGTCCACGGCTCGGTGGGAAGAGTGCGAAGACAAGGCCGCCGCCCAAAGACGGTGGCTCATGACGGCTTCGTCGACCGTCGCGCAGCCGAAGCGTCCGTCAAGACGCCCTTCGCGTTCGGCCAGGTACGCGGCGAGCATCTGCAGCAGCGCGTCCGGAAAACCGAACTCGAAGATCCCTCCCGTCACGACGGGATAGGACGGCTTGTGACCCACGTCTTGCCGGATCCAGCCTTGGGAACCTCCGTCGCGATAGCTCCAAAGGGTTTTGGGCTCCTTCGTCGAAAACCGTACGCCGCACCGTGAGCCGAGGACTTCGACGCGCCAGGTGTTCGTTTCCCCCGGGGCCAACCTCTTGGTCTCCAGCCGCATGGGTGCGCCGTTTGCAAGCGTGGTGTGGAGCGTGGCGTTGTCCCACGTGTCGCAATCCGCGGTCCCGCCTCTTCCGTCCGGGCGGGTCGTCACGACGTTCTGTAACTGCGCATAGACGGAAACCGGATGAAACCCGAGTCGGAAGGGAAGGTGGACGACGTGAAGTCCAAGGTCGTTCATGACGCCCGCCTGACCGCACGTGGCCGCTTTCCGCTTCCAGTTGACCGGCTTCTTCAGGTCGAGGTCCGACGAGTGGAGGAACACACTCTGGACTTCAAGGAGGTCGCCGATGTCGTCCCGACGTAGGTGCTCGAACACGGCTTGGGCACCGGGGAAGAACGGGAACTCGGAACTGACCCGCACGAACCGTCCTGACGACCGGACGGAATCAGAAATCCTCTGTGCCGCAGCGAGGTCGATCCCGAACGGCTTTTCGGCGAGCAGGTCCTTTCCTGCAGCCACGGTCGCCGTGTAGACCTCTTCATGAAGGTCGTGCGGCACGGCCGCGTAGACGACGTCGACGTCCGGCGATGCCAGCAGTTCGCGGTAGTCAGCGGTCAAGAGGCTGACGCCCGGTACCTGTCGGAACCAGTCCAGGGCGCCAGGGTCCGTGTCGGCGACGGCGGTCAGACTGACGTCGACGGGCCGGTCAAGGAGGACGAACCACCGGGCCAAGGCGCTCGCGGTTTCGCGTCCCATGAGTCCGCCGCCGATGACGCCGATCTTGACGATGGGCTTCATGTCGCGAGGTGCCTGGCCGCCTCTGAGGCCGTCGCGCCCTCGTGGACGATGGCCATCAAGGCCCGGGTCATTCCCGACGGATCGGGGTGCTGGACGATGTTCCGGCCATAGACGATCCCTTGGACGCCTTGGCCCATCAGTGCTTCCGTCCTGGCGAGGATCTCGCCGTCCGGAGCGCGGCCGCCGCCACGGACGAGGACGGGGACCCGGGCGGTTTCCACGACACGGCGGTAGTCCGACACGTCGTCGGTCGGGTCGGCTTTGATCACGTCCGCTCCGAGTTCGACCGCTTGACGGACGAGGGGCACGATCTTGGCAGGGTCGCCGTCGACCATGTACCCACCGGACACGGAGTTCGGCCGGAACACAAGGGGCTCGACCATCAAGGGCATCCCCCAACGTTCGCACTCCGGTTTGATCTTGAGCACGTTTTGGACGCACTGGTCCGTGACGTCCGGTCGTCCAGGGATCTGGAACAGGTTGACGACGACGCAGACCGCATCGAGGCGCAAGGCTTGGCCGACCGGATCCTCGATCATCCTGCTGAACAGCGTGGTCGGCAGCTCCTTTCCGTAGACGTTGGCGACGTCCGTGCGCAGGACGAGTGAGGGCTTCTGCTTGCCAGGGATCGACTGGAGGACCGGTGCCTGGCCGACCGTCAGCTGGACCGCGTCCGGCCCGGCTGCGACGACGGTGGCCACCGTCGCTGTGATGTCCTCGATCCCGGTCAAGAACGACGCTTCGTTGAAGAAGCCGTGATCGACGGCGACGTCGAGGCAACGGCCGGAGCGGCCGTCGAAAAGTCTGCGGAGCCGAAATGACGTCATCGGTCGGGAAGAAGATACCAGTGCGTCCGGACAGCGACGCGAACGGCGTGCCTCTTCCGTCTGGAACCGATAGACATGCGCAGAGTCTTTGTGTCCGTCCTCCTCCTGGCCGTTGCCGTCGGAGCCGCCTTCGCGCAGCAGGCCGCTCCCCGGAAGATCGCTCCGAAAGACGTGCTCAAGCTCACGTGCGCCGAGGAAGAACTGCTGAACAAGGAGTACAAGGTCACCAAGGACGGCGTGATCCTCATGGACTTCTTGGGAGCGGTCGAAGTTTCCGGACTGACCGACACGGAAGCGGCCGAGCTCGTCAGCAAGAAGCTGACGCAAGAGCGCATCGTCCGGACCGCGACGGTCAAGGTCGAGTTCAAGAACGCGGCCCCGGCCGAAGGTGTTCCGACCAAGTCGCCCGAGAACAAGCCGACCGAGCCGGACAAGAAGCCTGCCGAAACGGAGAAGAAGCCGGCGGACGACGGGAAGGCCCAAGATCCGCCCCAGACCGTCCTCCCTTCGGCCGAACGGCCGATCCGACTGAGCGGCGAATTCAAAACGTGCGGCGAGCGGCCGTATCAGAGCGGGACGACGGTTTCGGCGCTCGTGAACGAAGTCGGAGCGAACGAGGGCGCCGACGTCTCCAAAATCGTCGTGAAATCGACGGACGGCTCGACCCGGTTCGTCGACGCGACGAAACCGGAACCGGGCATCGCTCTCAAACCGGGCGACGAGATCATCCTCGTGTCGACGAACGGCCCGGCCAAGGAGGTCTATGTTCTCGGAAGCGTCGCGAAGCCGGGGACGGTCAAACACCGCCCTGGCATGACGGCCAAAGCCGCGATCGAGGCTGCGGGCGGGTTCGCGGGAGCAGGCGAGAAGAAACGCGTCTCGATCGAGAGGAACGGACAGATCGTGCAGACCCTTGACGAGACCAAGGCCAACGCCGACCTCGTGATCCAGCCGGAAGACCGTGTGCTCGTCGAAACCGGCGAAAGCCGCGCGTACATCAAGGTGGACGGGGCGGTCAAGAGCCCGGGCTATTTCGTCGCCACACCGGGCATGAAGCTGAGCGAGGCCGTCGCTGCGGCCGGCGGGTTTGCCGCGAAGGCGAAGACCAAAAAGGTCCAGGTCACGTCGAACGGTGGCAAGGCGCGCACGATCGACTTCGATGAAATCGAGCAGGGTTACATGGGCGACGTGCTCCTTCAGCCTGGGGACCAAGTGGTCGTCCCTGGACAGAAGCGGAAGGACGACACGCTTCTGAAACTGGGAGGCGGCTTGGCCGCGTTCTGGCTCCTCTTCGGGCGATGAAGTGGGACCGGTCGAAGGGCCGTCCAGAGCCGATCAAGGCCCTGAACAGGATCCTCGAACGGGAGAACGGCGAGCCGCTTGTTGACATGCGGCTCGCCGCTCCGTCTTTGGTCGCGATGAGGCCGGTCGTCATACCGTGGTGCCGCGAAAGCGTCGCAACGATGGCCGAGGCCGCTGCGCGTTCGTTGCCGTCCGGAACCAAGTTAGGCTATGTCGAGGCATGGCGCCCTTGGATCCGTCAAAAGCGCATTTTCGATTGGATGTGGGCGTGTCTGGAAGAGGCCCGGCCAGGTTTGCCTTATGCGACGATGAGAAGGACCGTCTGCCGGTGGGTGGCGCCCGTCGACCAGAAGGCGCCGCCGGGGCATTGTACGGGAGCGGCACTCGACGTGTACCTGCTCGGTCCCGAAGGGAAGGAGTTGGACGTCACGTCGCCGTTCGACCGGTTCCGATCGACGCCGACCTATACGTTCGGACTCTCGGACGAAGCGTCCCGAAACCGGACGCTCTTGGTCGAGACGATGACCGGGGCCGGATTTTCGAACTGCCGTGACGAGTATTGGCACTACTCCTACGGCGACGCCGGATGGGCCGTCCGTACCGGTCGCGGCGAGTGCTTTTACGGACTCGTCGAGTTGCCCGAATCGGAGTGGTATCAGAACCAGATCGAGTGGGAAGCCAAGCTTGAAGACCGGATCAACCCTTTCCTTTCTCCGGCCCCTTAGGCACCACGATCGACTTCAACCAGTCTAACGGCATGCGCGGTCCTTGCGGGCGGAAACCAGGCAAGGCGACATGGACGACGTCGAGCGCGATCCCGGCCCGTTGCACCATCGGGCATTCGAACCGGAAATTGGTCACGCCCTTGGGAAGTTCGATGTCTCCGAACTTGTACCAGCCAAACCCGTCGCCGTAATAGCTGAGCGGCTTCTCAGGCGGGCCGAGGACCTTGTCGCCGACGGCCATACGGACCTGGCTCCTTAATGCCGCCGGGATCCGGGCCGCGATCCAGACTTCGTACTGGCCAGGAAGTCGCGGGGCGAGAGGATATTCCGCAAAGAGCGGGACGCCGAACGATGGGAGCCGGGCCGAAGTCGCCAAGACGGTGTCGCTTGCGGCACCGGGAACGGGCCCCGTTTCGCCGAAATTGTGCCTCGGGGAACGCGTGGCCGCGATCCAGAGGTAAGGGGCGGCACGCGGCGCGATGCGCTCCAGTTGGGCCCGCAGCGTCAAGAAGCTGGCACCGGGCGTCCGGTCGAAGGCCTTGACGGCGTCGAGGAACTGGAACCGTTCTCGTCCGGTGGGGTTGACCAGGTTCTCGTTCGCGTCGAGCAGCTTTGTGATCTCGCCGGACGTCTCGGCGAACGCGACGGTCGGGACCGGGAGCTCGCTCGATCCCCGGAAGACGAGCGGCGTTGTCGGGACTTCGAGCTCGATCTCGTTCTTCTTTTTCCGGAACGGGACGGCGGTGCCTTGCACGTCTTCGACGGTCACTGTCTTCACGTCCGAAACCCGGACGGAGACCTTGCGGGGGACCGTCGTCGACCAGAGGACATAGACGTTCTGTCCGGCCGCGGACTCATAGCCTTCGAAGTCGGACCCGTACAGGACGCGGCGTCCTTGCCCCGGGGACGGGAGCCAGAGGAGACCGCCCGTCAATCGGGAGGGGAAGGCCGGGTCTTGGGCCGCTTCTGGATAGAACAGGGCCTTGGGCCGCCACTCGGCCGAAGAGACATCGGTCGCCCGTGTCGCGGCGAGCCGGCCGACCGCCTGACGCTGACCGTCGTCTTGGGCTTCGAAGAACCAGGCGCGAACACCGAGCGATTCGAGGTCCATGACCGTGTCTTCGACGCTTTGTCCGGCGTTGAGCCCTGTCGCGGCGACAAGTCCTGGTTTCTCGCGTCGCAACACGCTGGAGACGGGCCTCGCGCTCGTGTCCCAGAGCGACATCGCGGACTCGCCCGATGGCCGAAACGCGACGCCGTCGATCGTCGAGTCCCGGGTGCTGTACGGGCCGTCCCATCCCGACCAGGTCGAGAGGACGGGTGCGTCGATCTGGAGTCGGATGTTGTCCAGCAGTGTCTGGAGACGTCTCCGGGCGACGTTGGCGACGACCGTCCGGACGTCCCTCCATGCGAGGGACGACTGACGGTCGACCGGGTAGAGCCTGTCCGTATCGGCGTCCCAGAGGTCGGCCACGCCGCGCGTTTCCGACCAGAGCGGGACCAGCCGGGCAAGCTTGTCGAATCGGTCGAGGTCGTTCGCCGAGAGGCCCCAGGCCTTCGTGGCCGTCGAGACGCTCGTGTACTTGGTCTCGAGGAACGCCACCATCTCCGTCAGGAAAAGCCTGGATTTCGGGACGACGGACGCGTCAGCACCGGGGAACGCCAGTTCCGACCCGAGCGGATCGACGAGCCCCCGGAACCCAGGGCCAGGCGGCGCGGTCTTGAGGAACCCGAGCAAGCGGTCGCGCTGAGCGTCGAGCCCCTCGTAGAAGTCGGTCGCCTCGACGGTCTTCCCGACGGGATAGACCAGTAGCGTGTGAGGAAGTTCGACCAGTGGATCGATCGATGTTCGGAGGCGGCCGTCGACGGTCTTTTCACGACGCGACCACCGGACGCTTCCGTCCCTCTGGACGGCCATGACGAGGAGCGCTTCGTCGGTCTCGGGCATCGGGACGTCGACGAACGTCTTCTTCGTGACGTCCGAAATCCGGAACCCGCCGGGTTCGACGGTCACGCCGGAACCGACGGGGGCGGCCGTCATGATCCGGGCCATGTAGGTCATGCCCGCTTCGTCGAGTTCTTTACAGGCTTCGGACCAGGATTTGGGGTCGTCGAGGGTGAAATCGAGAAGGACGTCGCGCACTCCGGCCGCCTTGGCCTGTCGCACGGCGCTCACGTTCGCAGGGATCTCAAGACCGACGGGCAGATACGGTCTCCCGCCCCAGATCAAGGCATTGTTCTCGTTGATGGACCAGGCCGACGGACGGCCCAGGACGAGGGCCATGATCAGGGGCGCCGTCATGGGAGCAAGCCTACCTGAGGGGGTATCGTCAGCCCGTGATCCCGACGGTGACGGACATCGATCAAACGTGCCTCAAGGTCGTTCGCGGACTGGCGATCGACGCCGTTCAGAAAGCGAACTCCGGGCATCCGGGAATGCCGATGGGCGCGGCCGCGATGGCCCACGCGCTGTGGACCCGTCACCTTAAACACGATCCGTCCGACCCGAAGTGGCCGGACAGGGACCGCTTCGTCCTGTCTGCTGGGCATGGTTCGATGCTCCTCTACGCCCTGTTGTTCTTGACGGGCTATGAGTTGACGCTCGAGGACATCAAGAGGTTCAGACAGTGGGGAAGCGCGACACCGGGGCATCCAGAGAACTTCGTGACTCCCGGAGTCGAAATGGCGACCGGCCCCTTGGGCCAGGGGATCTCGACCGCCGTCGGCATGGCGATCGCCGAGCGGTATCTGGCCGCCCGCTACAACCGGGACGACCATCACATCGTCGACCACCGCACGTACGTGATCGCCAGCGACGGCGACCTGATGGAGGGCGTGGCCAACGAAGCCTGTTCGCTTGCCGGACATCTGGGCTTGAACAAGCTGACGGTCCTTTACGACGACAACCGGATCACGATCGACGGACGGACCGATCTCGCCTACTCCGAGAACGTCCCGGCCAAGTTCGAGGCGATCGGATGGTCGGTGCTCTCTTGCGACGGCATGGACGTCGAAGCCGTCGACGCCTGCATCAGGGCGGCGCGCGAAAGCGCGGACAAGCCGACGCTCATCGTCTGCAAGACCACGATCGGTTACGGGTCGCCCAACAAAGCAGGCACCGCCGGAGTCCACGGTTCGCCGCTCGGTGTGGACGAAGCCGCCTTGACCAAGCGTGCGCTCGGCATCCCTGACGACCAAGAGTTCTGGATCGACGACGATGCGATCCGCTTCTACCGTTCGGCCCTCACGCGGGGCCGTGAGGCGCACGGGGCTTGGAACGACGCCATGGCCCGTTATGCCGAGGCTTTTCCCGACGAAGCCGACGCTTACCGGAAGTCGCTGACCTGCGAACCGGGGACCGATTGGACGGCGGACCTGCCCGTGTTCGACGCCGACGAGGCGACCCGCGACTCCAGCGGCAAAGTCTTGAACGCGGTCGCGGGTTCTTTCCCGGACCTCTTGTCCGGCTCTGCAGACCTGACCGACAATGTCAAGACCCGGATCAAGGGCTCGCCCGAGTTCTCGAAGGTCGAGCCGACGGGACGGAACCTGGCCTTGGGCGTCCGGGAACACGCGATGGCGGCCGCTTTTAACGGGATCACGCTCCACGGAGGCACAAGGGCCTGTGGCGGGAGCTTCCTCATCTTCAGCGACTATTGCCGGCCCTCGATCCGCCTGGCCGCCTTGATGGAGTGTCCGACCGTCTTCGTGTTCTCGCACGATTCGATCGGCTTGGGCGAAGACGGCCCGACCCATCAGCCGATCGAGCAGATCGCGAGCCTGCGCGCGGTCCCGAACCTCAACGTGATGCGTCCTGCCGACGGGAACGAGACGTCCGCCTGTTGGAAGGTCGCTCTGGAAGCCAAGAAGACGCCGAGCATGATCGTGCTCACGCGGCAAAAGGTCAAGCTCTTGACGCCGGGCATGGTCACGAGGCACCCTGCCGAAAAGGGCGCCTACGTCGTGCGGGAAGCCTCGGGCGGGGCCCCGGCGATGATCCTGATCGGGACGGGTTCGGAACTCGGCTTGGCCGTCGCTGCCGGTGAGGCGCTCGAAGCACAAGGCGTCGCGACGCGGGTCGTGTCGATGCCGTCGTGGTTCTTGTTCGAGAAGCAATCGGACAGCTATCGCGGGTCCGTCCTTCCCAAGGGCGTGCCGACCGTTTCGGTCGAAGCCGCGTCCACGTTCGGCTGGGCCAAGTACGCCCAGGCACACGTCGGCATCGACCACTTCGGCGCATCGGCGCCCGCCGACGTCCTCTTCCGTGAGTTCGGCTTCACGGTCGAGAACGTCGTCGCGACGGCCCAATCGTTGCTCGGCTAAAGCGGCGGCTTTTTCGGTCCGCGGCCGCCGAT
The Armatimonadota bacterium DNA segment above includes these coding regions:
- a CDS encoding dipeptidase, which translates into the protein MKWDRSKGRPEPIKALNRILERENGEPLVDMRLAAPSLVAMRPVVIPWCRESVATMAEAAARSLPSGTKLGYVEAWRPWIRQKRIFDWMWACLEEARPGLPYATMRRTVCRWVAPVDQKAPPGHCTGAALDVYLLGPEGKELDVTSPFDRFRSTPTYTFGLSDEASRNRTLLVETMTGAGFSNCRDEYWHYSYGDAGWAVRTGRGECFYGLVELPESEWYQNQIEWEAKLEDRINPFLSPAP
- a CDS encoding polysaccharide biosynthesis/export family protein encodes the protein MRRVFVSVLLLAVAVGAAFAQQAAPRKIAPKDVLKLTCAEEELLNKEYKVTKDGVILMDFLGAVEVSGLTDTEAAELVSKKLTQERIVRTATVKVEFKNAAPAEGVPTKSPENKPTEPDKKPAETEKKPADDGKAQDPPQTVLPSAERPIRLSGEFKTCGERPYQSGTTVSALVNEVGANEGADVSKIVVKSTDGSTRFVDATKPEPGIALKPGDEIILVSTNGPAKEVYVLGSVAKPGTVKHRPGMTAKAAIEAAGGFAGAGEKKRVSIERNGQIVQTLDETKANADLVIQPEDRVLVETGESRAYIKVDGAVKSPGYFVATPGMKLSEAVAAAGGFAAKAKTKKVQVTSNGGKARTIDFDEIEQGYMGDVLLQPGDQVVVPGQKRKDDTLLKLGGGLAAFWLLFGR
- the tkt gene encoding transketolase — protein: MPTVTDIDQTCLKVVRGLAIDAVQKANSGHPGMPMGAAAMAHALWTRHLKHDPSDPKWPDRDRFVLSAGHGSMLLYALLFLTGYELTLEDIKRFRQWGSATPGHPENFVTPGVEMATGPLGQGISTAVGMAIAERYLAARYNRDDHHIVDHRTYVIASDGDLMEGVANEACSLAGHLGLNKLTVLYDDNRITIDGRTDLAYSENVPAKFEAIGWSVLSCDGMDVEAVDACIRAARESADKPTLIVCKTTIGYGSPNKAGTAGVHGSPLGVDEAALTKRALGIPDDQEFWIDDDAIRFYRSALTRGREAHGAWNDAMARYAEAFPDEADAYRKSLTCEPGTDWTADLPVFDADEATRDSSGKVLNAVAGSFPDLLSGSADLTDNVKTRIKGSPEFSKVEPTGRNLALGVREHAMAAAFNGITLHGGTRACGGSFLIFSDYCRPSIRLAALMECPTVFVFSHDSIGLGEDGPTHQPIEQIASLRAVPNLNVMRPADGNETSACWKVALEAKKTPSMIVLTRQKVKLLTPGMVTRHPAEKGAYVVREASGGAPAMILIGTGSELGLAVAAGEALEAQGVATRVVSMPSWFLFEKQSDSYRGSVLPKGVPTVSVEAASTFGWAKYAQAHVGIDHFGASAPADVLFREFGFTVENVVATAQSLLG